One genomic window of Cryptococcus neoformans var. neoformans JEC21 chromosome 13 sequence includes the following:
- a CDS encoding expressed protein — protein MPFLELSPALNKLLDLFTFPIAHLIVVPLNNIYHSIRYLIYGRPFPNWSYRIYIAINRRRILANSYSWHRVAARDVEEDTLPTMSIKYTADCDLKKIDCPPFVEAEYSPEVLEKTRGITIREAVPSFWIQKRGGKSELDRAASPGERVIFFIVGGGYMVGHPLRLHTAWSLAKMTSARVFCVNYHKSLSDATAFPCSLLDTLAGIQYLVEEKSFETKNIMLCGDSAGANACLALARCLGEMEDLGSKRFGQVGSLCLQSVWGDLTSSSPSIKTNRYNDYVIDPETSYIPSHTRHFPNRTDPYFSPALAPSGSFSHLARHRVKVYVSAGSAEKFYDETLTLYAGMKRDKVNVRLRVFEGAVHSDFIFLDRPDIPGLGWSWEIMKKDIAEFWEVTA, from the exons ATGCCATTCCTCGAGCTCTCTCCGGCGCTCAACAAGCTCCTCGACCTTTTCACCTTCCCTATCGCTCACCTCATCGTGGTTCCCTTGAACAATATCTATCACTCCATCCGTTACCTTATCTATGGTCGACCATTCCCCAACTGGTCTTATCGTATCTACATCGCCATCAACCGACGACGTATTCTCGCCAACTCGTACAGCTGGCATAGAGTGGCTGCTCgagatgttgaggaggataCTTTGCCTACGATGTCTATCAAGTATACTGCGGATTGCGATTTGAAAAAGATTGATTGTCCTCCCTTTGTCGAGGCGGAATACTCGCCCGAggtgttggagaagacgaggggGATCACCATTCGAGAGGCCGTACCAAGTTTCTGGATTCAGAAGAGGGGCGGTAAATCG GAGCTAGACCGAGCGGCTTCTCCAGGCGAAAGAGTCatattcttcatcgtcggtGGAGGCTACATGGTTGgacatcctcttcgccttcataCGGCTTGGTCGCTCGCCAAAATGACCAGCGCTCGAGTTTTCT GCGTAAACTACCATAAATCGCTTTCCGACGCCACAGCCTTCCCTTGTTCCTTACTCGACACCTTGGCAGGCATCCAATACCTTGTCGAAGAAAAAAGTTTTGAAACCAAA AACATCATGTTATGCGGAGACAGCGCTGGAGCAAATGCATgcctcgccctcgcccgATGtctgggagagatggaagatttggGTTCAAAGCGGTTCGGCCAAGTCGGTTCACTCTGTCTCCAATCC GTATGGGGCGATTTGACTAGCTCATCTCCGAGTATCAAAACCAATCGTTACAAC GACTACGTCATCGACCCAGAAACATCTTACATTCCCTCCCATACTCGCCATTTCCCCAACAGAACCGACCCTTACTTCTCCCCCGCCCTTGCTCCCTCTGGCTCATTCTCTCATCTTGCTCGACACCGGGTCAAAGTCTACGTTTCAGCAGGTTCGGCAGAGAAATTCTACGATGAAACCCTAACGCTATACgcggggatgaagagagataAAGTCAATGTGCGGCTCCGCGTC TTTGAAGGTGCAGTGCACAGTgatttcatcttcttggacAGACCTGATATCCCGGGCTTGGGATGGTCGTGGGAGAtcatgaagaaggacatCGCAGAGTTTTGGGAAGTCACGGCATGA
- a CDS encoding translational initiation-related protein, putative, translating to MSESAKAAAQNGQAEEQQLQQQLDEQQQLEEQQQLPPVTIRIPSPTCSRTVPKPKDSTEPLDRITLYPQPQETIQDIKLLINDWVGAYWLGPYSLQLPFVKGEDGRGKIYSKKKDFSEVRAGEKLNEWLEVQDAFEHLQEGEERVLEAVREPYGELSARQSIIRLLELIAPSGTTANTTSNPLGLQAGSTIFEQVRDGLVSANAETTYEEVEVSLPSGRKGKGGKKELVKVKRSVSGDKAHAFADWKGWAPASFGSLAVSSDPVEVAPSLKSIQISHFNPPPPHLRQKGHELYLQVSLLEGEVVTLICSTRGWYVSKSNVNNFDPSPRPSADGSIPAPTHSLIDLLHSISPLFSERVSRLPPISLDGALADPISTVAIPQATPAYPFLTSPPKPAISPEILRTQLAFLHTGAYGPDLVDAARDWNEEIQGIRELPRGTMQERVFREKMLQKVWAEFDQAAARAVQAVSKGDIPPINPAEDPKAHMYLQSNIFITQGDSDALDTYAHLGGDAAMRISHGKDAAGVKLLNKIDADGLYLLGHTIVDWQGRRWICQSILPGIFSNRRAVEEEKAQAETEAEAETADAVEGEQKKEDWVDVEKPTEKSGSETESDNPMMIYGLDSERPTSVHWDAATHSLLSTIATPLRLAAHTIKDGEGKEHEFYASAEVKGLKGQDGRRYLLDAQRLAPVDVEWLEKDITGPLVGPKKDDESAEEGVQYPHRLVMLRPELIEQFWESELKRWARGVAEKAQAKKAEAEAEAAAAADAEGEKKKEGEQSEIPQEEQSAAASAAAARRAEEDRPVDASLIGDIKQFNLSFNPDAFVEQPVLEAEGQEGKTEIKAAITDESDPSVKAVRDAGLFLRQIAIPAVVLDVLTGNTSGVMDGESLSKHLHQRGVNIRYLGHLASTIIQFSTSKDGAAKEPSGHLAALQSIVLQEMVFRAAKHILRELLYPLQPETATDAVSHFLNCLLGSCLNPAPVASYTPIGINSNEPEPAYVKLTPECLRAQIIKEVKSRFRWTLDESFLESGLRKKQLLRELASRVGFQLAQREYVFSKDQEEEENKREENIKSKEKKKGSKAGAKGETVKRTTTFEGEDVLTLVPVIKSTAPSVSVAEEILEAGRNTINRGKIEFGLDFMLEAIQLYESIHSVIHPEVASVYNSYAQAIHQIARLKIQQIAAQENPDPEQPLGVDISGALRFQRQAVAIAERTLGVYHHETAGYYFQLAMLENLEGNAQQSLRYFRHLLTLWDVIYGPGHPEISTILSNAGIVLQSMNDLSLSLSLQKQAYESTLACFGPNHIQTGQSLHQLVQGHFLAGDMASALETAKQALEIFKARLGEEHNQTKEEAKNVELLTAVIENQERQKEREEAVKKEATERLKMARERIGGGAASTSRPTGIRRLGGAGAGALPQGVRVVDPQTLAALAAAAGQGGNPSANAAAATAGQGEQANGESTGTPQIGERGTESLEELVRYIQGSAPGVGGSAKRGKNALRGKRRTGAKR from the exons ATGTCAGAATCAGCCAAGGCTGCTGCCCAGAACGGCCAGGCTGAGGAGCAACAGCTCCAGCAGCAACTCGACGAGCAACAGCAGCTCGAAGAGCAGCAACAGC TTCCTCCTGTCACGATCCGTATCCCTTCTCCTACCTGCTCCAGGACGGTCCCCAAGCCCAAGGACTCGACAGAACCCCTTGACAGGATCACTCTCTACCCTCAACCCCAAGAGACAATCCAAGACATCAAGCTTCTCATCAACGACTGGGTTGGCGCTTACTGGCTTGGTCCTTACTCTCTTCAACTGCCATTCGTCAAGGGTGAAGATGGCCGAGGCAAGATATACagtaagaagaaggatttcAGTGAGGTCAGGGCGGGCGAGAAGTTGAATGAGTGGTTGGAGGTGCAAGATGCTTTTGAGCATTTGCaggagggtgaagagaggGTTCTTGAGGCTGTTAGGG AACCTTACGGAGAGCTCAGCGCTCGTCAGTCTATTATTCGACTTCTCGAGCTCATTGCTCCTTCCGGCACTACCGCCAAcaccacctccaacccTCTCGGTCTTCAGGCTGGTTCGACCATCTTTGAGCAGGTCCGTGACGGTTTGGTCTCTGCCAACGCTGAGACTACCTACGAAGAAGTCGAGGTTTCTCTGCCTTCTGGTCGTAAAGGCAAAGGTGGAAAAAAGGAACTCGTCAAAGTCAAGCGAAGTGTTTCTGGTGACAAGGCTCACGCCTTTGCTGACTGGAAGGGATGGGCTCCTGCTTCTTTTGGCTCCCTCGCGGTCAGCTCCGACCCTGTTGAGGTTGCTCCCAGTCTCAAGTCTATCCAGATTTCCCATTTCAacccccctcctccccacctCCGTCAAAAGGGCCACGAGCTTTATCTCCAAGTATCTTTGCTTGAGGGCGAGGTTGTGACTCTTATCTGCTCTACTCGAGGATGGTACGTTTCAAAATCCAACGTCAACAACTTTGACCCCTCCCCTCGTCCTTCTGCCGACGGCTCAATCCCTGCTCCCACTCATTCTTTGAtcgacctcctccactccaTCTCGcccctcttctccgagCGCGTCTCCAGGCTCCCTCCGATCTCTCTCGACGGTGCCTTGGCCGACCCAATCTCCACCGTCGCCATCCCACAAGCTACTCCTGCTTACCCTTTCCTCACATCCCCCCCCAAGCCCGCTATTTCCCCTGAAATTTTGCGCACTCAGCTTGCCTTCCTTCACACTGGCGCCTACGGCCCCGACCTCGTCGATGCTGCCCGTGACTGGAACGAGGAAATTCAAGGTATCCGTGAGCTCCCCCGTGGAACCATGCAGGAGCGTGTTTTCAGAGAAAAGATGCTTCAAAAGGTGTGGGCCGAGTTTGATCAGGCTGCAGCGCGAGCGGTACAAGCTGTCTCCAAGGGCGATATCCCCCCTATCAACCCCGCCGAAGACCCCAAGGCGCACATGTATCTCCAATCGaacatcttcatcacccaAGGTGACTCTGATGCTCTTGACACGTATGCGCACTTGGGCGGTGACGCCGCCATGCGAATTTCTCACGGAAAGGATGCCGCTGGTGTCAAGTTGTTGAACAAGATTGATGCCGACGGTCTTTACCTTTTGGGTCACACCATTGTCGACtggcaaggaaggaggtggatCTGCCAGAGTATCTTGCCGGgtatcttctccaacaGGCGAGCtgtcgaggaggagaaggccCAGGCTGAGACCGAGGCGGAAGCTGAAACCGCCGATGCTGTTGAGGGtgaacagaagaaggaagactgGGTCGATGTCGAGAAGCCCACTGAGAAGTCTGGTTCTGAAACCGAGAGCGACAACCCCATGATGATCTACGGCCTTGACTCTGAACGACCAACTTCTGTCCACTGGGACGCCGCTActcactctcttctctccacaATTGCTACCCCTCTCCGTCTCGCCGCTCACACTATCAAGGACggtgaaggcaaggaaCACGAGTTTTACGCCTCCGCTGAGGTTAAGGGTTTGAAGGGTCAGGACGGTCGACGATACCTTCTCGATGCTCAGAGATTGGCGCCTGTTGATGTCGAGTGGCTCGAAAAGGACATCACTGGCCCGCTCGTTGGCCCCAAGAAGGACGATGAGTCTGCCGAGGAAGGCGTACAGTACCCTCACAGGCTTGTCATGCTGAGGCCCGAGTTAATTGAACAGTTCTGGGAGAGTGAATTGAAGAGGTGGGCTAGGGGTGTCGCTGAGAAGGCACaggccaagaaggctgaAGCTGAAGCTGAggccgccgctgctgccgaTGCCgaaggcgagaagaagaaggaaggggagcaGAGTGAGATCCCTCAAGAGGAACAGTCCGCCGCTGCTAGTGCCGCCGCCGCTCGCCGtgctgaagaagaccgACCCGTCGACGCTAGCCTCATTGGCGATATTAAGCAGTTCAACCTCAGCTTCAACCCTGATGCCTTTGTCGAACAGCCTGTCCTCGAGGCCGAGGGTCAGGAAGGCAAAACTGAAATCAAGGCCGCCATCACCGACGAGTCTGACCCCTCTGTGAAGGCCGTTCGCGACGCTGGTCTTTTCCTTCGACAGATTGCTATCCCTGCTGTCGTCCTTGATGTTCTTACTGGCAACACCTCTGGTGTCATGGACGGTGAGAGCTTGTCTAAGCACTTGCACCAGCGAGGTGTGAACATTAGGTACTTGGGTCACTTGGCTTCCACCATTATTCAATTCTCTACCAGTAAGGATGGTGCTGCCAAGGAGCCTTCTGGTCACTTGGCTGCTTTGCAG TCTATCGTCCTCCAAGAAATGGTCTTCCGAGCGGCCAAGCACATCCTCCGTGAGCTTTTGTACCCTCTCCAACCCGAAACCGCTACGGATGCCGTCTCTCATTTCCTCAACTGTCTTCTCGGCTCATGTCTCAACCCCGCCCCCGTGGCTTCTTACACCCCTATTGGTATCAACAGCAACGAGCCTGAGCCCGCATACGTTAAGCTCACTCCTGAGTGTTTGAGGGCTCAAATTATCAAGGAGGTCAAGTCCCGATTCAGATGGACCTTGGACGAGAGCTTCCTGGAGAGCGgtttgaggaagaagcagctgCTTAGAGAGTTGGCTAGCCGTGTTGGATTCCAGCTCGCCCAAAGGGAATATGTCTTCAGCAAGgaccaagaagaggaggagaacaagagggaggaaaatatcaagagcaaggagaagaagaagggatcaAAGGCTGGTGCCAAGGGTGAGACGGTGAAGAGGACAACAACCTTCGAGGGTGAGGACGTTTTGACTTTGGTCCCTGTCATCAAGTCCACTGCTCCTTCC GTTTCTGTCGCGGAGGAGATCCTTGAAGCTGGCCGAAACACCATCAACCGTGGCAAGATCGAATTTGGTCTCGACTTTATGTTGGAGGCTATCCAGCTCTACGAGTCTATTCACTCTGTCATCCACCCCGAAGTCGCGTCCGTGTATAACTCTTATGCTCAGGCCATCCACCAAATCGCTCGACTCAAGATCCAGCAGATTGCGGCGCAAGAGAACCCTGACCCCGAACAACCTCTTGGTGTCGACATCAGCGGCGCGCTCAGGTTCCAGAGGCAAGCTGTGGCTATCGCCGAGAGGACTCTGGGTGTCTACCACCACGAGACTGCCGGTTATTACTTCCAGCTCGCCATGTTGGAGAACTTGGAAGGTAACGCTCAGCAATCTTTGAGGTACTTCAGGCACCTTTTGACCCTCTGGGATGTGATCTATGGTCCCGGTCATCCCGAGATTAGCACTATCCTT AGCAACGCCGGTATCGTCCTACAGTCCATGAATgatctctctctttcgcTCTCCTTGCAAAAGCAAGCATACGAGTCAACTCTCGCGTGCTTCGGCCCTAATCACATCCAAACTGGCCAGTCCCTCCATCAACTTGTCCAAGGTCACTTCCTTGCGGGCGACATGGCTTCTGCCCTTGAAACTGCCAAGCAAGCTCTCGAGATCTTCAAGGCCCGTCTTGGTGAGGAACACAACCAGACCAAGGAGGAAGCAAAGAACGTCGAGCTTTTGACCGCTGTGATCGAGAACCAAGAAAGGcaaaaggagagggaagaagccgtgaagaaggaagctaCTGAGAGATTAAAGATGGCTAGGGAGAGGATTGGCGGTGGTGCTGCCTCTACTAGCCGACCCACTGGCATTCGTCGATTGGGCGGAGCTGGTGCCGGCGCCCTCCCTCAGGGTGTCCGAGTCGTCGACCCTCAGACCCTTGCTGCCCTcgccgccgctgctggCCAAGGTGGCAACCCCTCCGCCAAcgccgctgctgctacTGCAGGCCAAGGCGAGCAAGCCAACGGCGAATCCACGGGAACACCCCAGATAGGAGAGCGAGGAACAGAGAGTttggaagagttggtgAGGTACATCCAGGGCTCTGCTCCCGGTGTTGGTGGAAGTGCgaagaggggaaagaaTGCTCTTAGGGGTAAGAGGAGGACTGGCGCCAAGCGTTAA